Proteins from one Bradyrhizobium roseum genomic window:
- a CDS encoding VirB3 family type IV secretion system protein: protein MDGPVEGFAIPVHRALTEPILLGGAPRAIAIVNGTVAAALGLGLRLWIAGLLIWALGHAAAVWAAKRDPLFVETARRHLRIPTHLNV, encoded by the coding sequence ATGGACGGGCCGGTTGAAGGTTTTGCAATTCCGGTGCACCGCGCGCTGACCGAACCGATCCTGCTCGGCGGCGCGCCGCGTGCGATCGCCATCGTCAACGGCACCGTTGCCGCAGCGCTCGGCCTCGGCCTGCGGCTGTGGATCGCAGGCCTCCTGATCTGGGCGCTCGGTCATGCTGCTGCCGTCTGGGCCGCGAAGCGCGATCCGCTCTTTGTCGAGACCGCAAGACGCCATCTGCGCATCCCAACCCATCTGAATGTGTGA
- a CDS encoding TrbC/VirB2 family protein, with protein sequence MIAVAIALSSVAIPPTAEAAGSNMPWEQPLNQILQSVEGPVAKILAVIIIIVTGLTLAFGDTSGGFRRLIQIVFGLSIAFAASSFFLAFFSFGGGVLI encoded by the coding sequence ATGATAGCTGTTGCAATAGCTCTCAGCTCCGTGGCGATCCCGCCCACTGCAGAGGCCGCCGGCTCCAACATGCCGTGGGAGCAGCCGCTTAACCAGATCCTGCAGTCGGTCGAGGGGCCCGTCGCCAAGATTCTGGCCGTGATCATCATCATCGTCACGGGCCTTACGCTCGCCTTCGGCGACACTTCGGGCGGCTTTCGGCGCCTGATCCAGATCGTGTTCGGTCTGTCGATCGCGTTCGCAGCCTCGAGCTTCTTCCTGGCATTTTTCTCATTCGGCGGCGGAGTGCTGATCTGA